The Paraburkholderia sp. SOS3 genome includes a region encoding these proteins:
- a CDS encoding heavy metal sensor histidine kinase, translating to MRAANESYSLLRRLTVAFTIVASVVLSLAGGLLYHALSRQLRQRDDSEISVKLGEFRREARSFGSTQGVARNGTLFQEELLTHPAIKFAILDAGGNVLAESAGSRQHFTSVGPDNPAANQPYSCDPPTVGPARCVFGDETLPSNEKIRVLLAHEAAARYAVLNEYRGDVWMVLLGGSILMGLLGYAIARRGLTPVKSIGQHISRIEAHNLGERLEIGGGPVELHDIAVPVNRMLDRLERAFARLSQFSSDLAHDMRTPLANIISSSQITLSRERSTEEYEALIDSNIEECERLQRMIETMLFLARVDHAEEPLKPVELDCASEFARLMSYFEAIADNKGIRFVVKGAARVHADPTMFRRAVSNLVSNALEYGNAESYIVLCACRAGDHTAVSVTNDGPIIAPEHIGKIFDRFYRVNAARQGSARNMGLGLAIVKSIMELHRGKVDVVSAAGATTFTLYFPSAAVETPRKSRRGAVTGSRAAVPLSAARVRNRKV from the coding sequence GTGAGGGCGGCGAATGAAAGCTATTCGTTGCTCAGGCGCCTGACCGTCGCCTTTACGATCGTAGCGAGCGTGGTGTTGTCGCTCGCCGGAGGGCTGCTGTACCACGCGCTTTCGCGCCAGTTGAGGCAGCGCGACGATAGCGAGATCTCGGTGAAGCTCGGCGAATTCCGCCGCGAAGCGCGCAGCTTTGGCTCGACGCAGGGCGTAGCCCGGAACGGCACGTTGTTTCAGGAAGAGCTGCTTACGCATCCCGCCATCAAGTTCGCGATTCTCGATGCGGGCGGCAACGTATTGGCCGAATCCGCGGGGTCGCGACAGCACTTCACCTCGGTGGGTCCCGACAATCCAGCCGCAAACCAGCCCTATTCGTGCGATCCGCCAACGGTCGGGCCGGCGCGCTGCGTGTTCGGTGACGAGACGCTGCCGTCTAACGAAAAAATTCGCGTTCTGCTCGCGCACGAAGCCGCCGCGCGATATGCGGTGTTGAACGAGTATCGCGGCGACGTATGGATGGTGTTGCTCGGCGGCTCGATCCTGATGGGGCTGCTCGGCTATGCGATCGCAAGACGAGGCTTGACGCCCGTCAAATCGATCGGCCAGCATATTTCGCGAATCGAGGCACATAACCTCGGTGAGCGACTCGAGATCGGCGGCGGCCCGGTCGAGCTCCACGATATCGCGGTGCCGGTTAACCGCATGCTGGACAGGCTCGAGCGCGCCTTCGCTCGCCTCTCGCAGTTCTCATCGGACCTTGCGCACGACATGCGCACGCCGCTTGCCAACATCATCAGCTCGTCGCAGATCACGCTATCGCGCGAGCGCAGCACTGAAGAATACGAAGCGCTGATCGATTCGAATATCGAAGAGTGCGAACGGCTGCAGCGCATGATCGAAACGATGCTGTTCCTTGCGCGAGTCGATCATGCGGAAGAGCCGTTGAAGCCCGTTGAGCTCGATTGCGCGAGCGAATTCGCGCGGCTTATGTCTTACTTCGAAGCGATTGCCGATAACAAGGGAATCCGCTTTGTCGTTAAAGGCGCGGCGCGTGTCCACGCCGATCCGACCATGTTCCGCCGCGCCGTCAGCAATCTCGTATCGAACGCGCTCGAGTACGGCAACGCCGAATCGTACATCGTGCTATGCGCGTGCCGGGCCGGTGACCATACGGCCGTGTCCGTGACGAACGATGGCCCGATCATCGCCCCCGAGCATATCGGCAAGATCTTCGATCGCTTTTACCGCGTCAATGCCGCGCGGCAGGGATCGGCAAGGAATATGGGCCTTGGCCTTGCGATCGTGAAGTCGATCATGGAATTGCACCGGGGAAAGGTCGACGTCGTAAGCGCCGCTGGCGCGACGACGTTTACGCTGTATTTTCCGTCTGCAGCCGTCGAAACGCCGCGCAAGAGCCGTCGCGGCGCGGTTACTGGATCTCGCGCAGCGGTGCCTCTGTCTGCGGCTCGCGTGCGGAATCGCAAAGTCTGA
- a CDS encoding LysE family translocator, with amino-acid sequence MTSSVLPLLLFVAVATVTPGGATMLATASGARFGFTRSIPLMLGIALGLALLAAVAALGLGSLLLAMPALQTGVKALGSAYLLWLAWRIARSGPPNAGTGPARPVTLVNGLLLLWLNPKSWAMTVGAAASFALLANNPNRLAMLLGVAFGLAACVSLVLWCVLGMLLARLFRTPLHWRVLNIALGVLLAASIIPTWR; translated from the coding sequence ATGACTTCCTCGGTCTTGCCGCTTCTCCTGTTCGTCGCCGTTGCGACGGTGACGCCCGGTGGCGCAACGATGCTGGCCACCGCGTCGGGAGCACGCTTCGGCTTTACGCGCTCGATTCCGCTCATGCTCGGCATCGCCCTGGGTCTCGCCTTGCTGGCCGCCGTTGCCGCGCTCGGGCTTGGCAGTCTGTTGCTCGCAATGCCTGCGTTGCAAACGGGCGTCAAGGCGCTCGGCTCCGCGTATCTGCTATGGCTTGCGTGGCGCATCGCGCGAAGCGGGCCGCCGAACGCAGGCACCGGCCCTGCGCGGCCGGTTACGCTCGTCAACGGCCTGCTGCTGCTGTGGCTCAATCCAAAGAGCTGGGCGATGACAGTCGGTGCGGCAGCGTCCTTCGCATTGCTGGCAAACAATCCGAATCGACTCGCGATGCTGCTCGGCGTCGCGTTCGGCCTGGCCGCCTGCGTGTCGCTGGTACTGTGGTGCGTGCTCGGCATGCTGCTTGCACGGCTGTTCCGGACGCCGCTTCACTGGCGTGTCCTTAATATCGCGTTGGGCGTGCTGCTTGCCGCATCGATCATTCCGACGTGGCGATAA
- a CDS encoding aldo/keto reductase gives MEFRYLGASGFKVPVLSFGAGTFGGKGEFFKAWGEIDVAEARRMVDICLEAGVTMFDTADVYSSGASESILGEALKGRRDQAIISTKVTFRADGDDGPNHVGSSRFHLIRSIDAALKRLQTDYIDLFQLHGFDAMTPVEETLSTLDDLVRAGKIRYTGVSNFSGWHLQKSLDVADRYGYPRYVANQAYYSLIGRDYEWELMPLGLDQGVGAVVWSPLGWGRLTGKIRRGQPLPATSRLHATADSGPPVPDEYLYRVVDALDAIAEETGKSVPQIALNWLLQRPTVSTVLIGARNEEQLRQNLGAVGWNLSAEQIKRLNDASSVRPCYPYWHQEGFAERNPAPV, from the coding sequence ATGGAATTCCGATATCTAGGCGCGTCAGGCTTCAAGGTCCCCGTGCTGAGCTTCGGCGCAGGGACCTTCGGCGGCAAGGGCGAATTCTTCAAGGCGTGGGGCGAAATCGATGTTGCCGAGGCACGCAGGATGGTCGACATCTGCCTTGAAGCCGGCGTCACGATGTTCGACACGGCAGACGTCTACTCGAGCGGCGCATCGGAGTCGATCCTTGGCGAAGCGCTCAAGGGTCGCCGCGACCAGGCCATCATCTCGACCAAAGTAACCTTCAGAGCCGACGGAGACGACGGCCCGAATCACGTCGGTTCGTCGCGCTTTCATCTGATCAGAAGCATCGACGCAGCGCTCAAGCGCTTGCAAACCGATTACATCGACCTGTTCCAGCTGCATGGCTTCGACGCGATGACGCCGGTCGAGGAAACGCTGTCGACGCTCGACGATCTCGTCAGGGCGGGCAAGATCCGATACACGGGCGTCTCGAACTTTTCGGGCTGGCATCTGCAGAAGTCGCTCGACGTGGCAGACCGTTATGGCTATCCGCGCTATGTCGCGAACCAGGCGTATTACTCGCTGATCGGTCGCGACTACGAATGGGAACTGATGCCGCTCGGTCTCGATCAGGGCGTGGGCGCGGTGGTGTGGAGCCCGCTCGGCTGGGGTCGCCTGACGGGCAAGATCCGTCGCGGTCAGCCGCTGCCCGCGACAAGCCGCCTGCATGCCACAGCGGATTCGGGGCCGCCGGTGCCGGACGAATATCTGTATCGCGTCGTCGATGCGCTCGATGCGATCGCGGAGGAAACCGGCAAGTCGGTGCCGCAAATCGCACTGAACTGGCTGCTGCAACGGCCTACCGTATCGACCGTGCTGATCGGTGCGCGCAACGAAGAGCAACTGCGCCAGAACCTGGGCGCAGTGGGCTGGAATCTGAGCGCGGAACAGATCAAACGGCTAAACGACGCAAGCAGCGTGAGGCCGTGTTACCCCTATTGGCACCAGGAAGGTTTCGCGGAACGTAACCCGGCGCCGGTATAA
- a CDS encoding LysR family transcriptional regulator: protein MIRNLDLNLVRTFVTVADSGSMTVAARLLHMTQGAISQQVRRLEDLLGHRLFVRNARKLELTREGEQFLAKARQLLQLNDEIWSDMTSESLRGGLRVGVPYDLVSPLASAMRAFAEMHPHVKISLVCAASSDLCEAVHTGRVDVSLVEYVASEAEGEVVRIEPLVWVSGRGSDAWQKRPVPLSMVDEHCAFRPVVLGALAGKNIPWHTVFESGNIEATAATVRAGLAITTCLASTVPADLQTLAPQGSGLPALPPFAICLQLPATVQPAALEFARCVRESMSAAPSENLAW from the coding sequence ATGATCCGAAATCTCGATCTCAATCTGGTCCGCACCTTTGTCACGGTCGCCGATAGCGGCAGCATGACGGTCGCCGCGAGACTGCTTCACATGACGCAAGGCGCCATCAGCCAGCAGGTGAGACGCCTCGAAGACTTGCTGGGCCACCGGCTGTTCGTGCGCAACGCGCGCAAGCTGGAATTGACACGCGAGGGCGAGCAGTTTCTCGCCAAAGCGCGCCAATTACTGCAGTTGAACGACGAAATCTGGTCAGACATGACAAGCGAGTCGCTTCGCGGCGGTCTGCGCGTCGGCGTGCCCTACGATCTCGTCTCACCGCTTGCCTCGGCAATGAGAGCGTTCGCCGAAATGCACCCGCATGTGAAGATATCGCTAGTGTGCGCGGCGTCGTCGGATTTGTGCGAGGCCGTGCATACCGGCCGCGTGGACGTGTCGTTGGTTGAATATGTTGCGAGTGAAGCCGAAGGAGAAGTGGTCCGCATCGAGCCGTTGGTATGGGTGAGCGGCCGAGGCAGCGATGCCTGGCAGAAGCGGCCTGTGCCGCTCTCGATGGTGGACGAACACTGTGCATTCCGTCCAGTAGTGCTCGGTGCGCTCGCGGGCAAGAACATTCCGTGGCACACGGTATTCGAGAGCGGCAACATCGAAGCGACTGCCGCAACCGTGCGCGCGGGCCTCGCGATTACCACCTGTCTAGCCTCGACGGTTCCAGCCGACCTGCAAACGCTTGCGCCGCAAGGGTCCGGCTTGCCCGCTCTGCCGCCGTTCGCCATCTGTCTGCAACTGCCCGCGACGGTGCAGCCGGCCGCACTGGAGTTCGCGCGCTGCGTGCGCGAATCGATGTCGGCGGCGCCTTCTGAAAATCTCGCCTGGTGA
- a CDS encoding SDR family NAD(P)-dependent oxidoreductase, translating into MSHTTKNAAGKVAIVTGGSRGIGRDTVLRLAARGVRTIFTFRSNRAEADAVVALTREAGAPGIALALDTGVASSFDGFVARASEALATMGADRFDFLVNNAGISSTASFTEGTEHELDAQFAVHFKGIFLLTQKLLPLIRDGGRIVNISSGLARFAFPNRAVYGSMKAAVEALTRYMALELGPRRISVNVVAPGPIATDFSGGIVRDNPQVNKAVADQTALGRVGLAEDVGPVIAGLLSDEFGWVNAQRIEVAGGIHI; encoded by the coding sequence ATGTCACACACCACAAAGAACGCTGCCGGCAAGGTAGCGATTGTCACGGGCGGCAGTCGAGGTATTGGTCGCGATACCGTGTTGAGACTGGCCGCGCGAGGCGTGCGCACGATCTTCACTTTTCGATCGAACCGCGCGGAAGCGGATGCGGTTGTTGCCCTGACGCGCGAGGCCGGTGCGCCCGGCATCGCGCTTGCACTCGACACCGGCGTAGCGAGTTCGTTCGACGGGTTCGTTGCGCGTGCAAGCGAAGCACTTGCGACAATGGGCGCCGATCGTTTCGACTTTCTGGTCAACAACGCAGGCATCTCGTCCACCGCCAGCTTCACCGAGGGTACGGAGCACGAACTCGACGCCCAGTTCGCCGTGCATTTCAAGGGCATCTTTCTGCTGACGCAAAAACTGCTTCCTCTTATCCGCGATGGCGGACGCATTGTGAATATCTCGTCCGGGCTTGCCCGCTTTGCTTTCCCGAACAGAGCCGTCTACGGTTCCATGAAGGCCGCCGTCGAAGCGCTTACGCGCTATATGGCGCTCGAGTTGGGACCGCGCCGCATCTCGGTCAATGTCGTCGCTCCGGGTCCGATCGCCACGGATTTCAGCGGCGGTATTGTCCGCGACAATCCACAGGTCAACAAGGCGGTCGCCGATCAGACGGCGCTCGGTCGTGTCGGCCTCGCGGAAGATGTGGGTCCGGTCATCGCAGGACTTCTGTCGGACGAGTTCGGATGGGTCAATGCTCAGCGTATCGAGGTGGCAGGGGGCATTCACATCTGA
- a CDS encoding catalase codes for MSLVATSPLYAATLTRDTGAPVGDNENSQTAGPEGPVLLQDSALIEKLQRFDRERIPERVVHARGTGAFGEFVPTADISDLTKAVVFAPGTKTPVFVRFSTVMGYRGSPEQARDPRGFAVKFYTQQGNWDMVGINWPVFFIRDGIKFPDFVHANKPSAVTGVADPNLAFDFFANTPEATHMLTRLYTDEGMPDSYRHMDGFGVHAFKFVNAKGEVHYVKFHWKSLQGVHGIRPQDIAASIGHDWNLNTDDLYAALKAGNDPKWDLYIQVLKPEDLNKFAYDALDDTKVWDGVPERKIGTMTLNRIPDNYFESTEESAFAPSRLVPGIEPSEDRMLQDRLFAYADTQMYRLGANYMDLPINRPIVPVTNNNQDGKMNMGDRKGEVNYEPSTMNEIAQDSQYKSTRTRLSGTTQQEAIHKKMMFGQAGEYYRSLSAQDKADLITALSGDLGRVTNEHNEYTMLSYFYKADADYGTRLANALHANLQQVQSLASKLSDN; via the coding sequence ATGTCGTTGGTCGCCACTTCACCGCTTTACGCGGCGACGCTCACGCGCGATACGGGCGCACCGGTCGGCGACAACGAGAATTCGCAAACGGCCGGTCCTGAGGGTCCGGTGCTGCTGCAAGACTCCGCGCTGATCGAGAAGCTGCAGCGCTTCGATCGCGAGCGCATTCCCGAACGCGTGGTGCATGCGCGCGGCACGGGCGCATTCGGCGAATTCGTTCCGACCGCCGACATCTCCGACCTGACCAAAGCGGTGGTCTTCGCGCCGGGCACGAAGACACCCGTGTTCGTGCGCTTCTCGACCGTGATGGGCTACCGCGGCTCGCCCGAGCAGGCGCGCGACCCGCGCGGCTTTGCGGTGAAGTTCTACACGCAGCAAGGCAACTGGGACATGGTCGGCATCAACTGGCCCGTGTTCTTTATCCGCGACGGCATCAAGTTCCCCGACTTCGTTCATGCGAACAAGCCGAGCGCGGTAACCGGTGTGGCCGATCCGAATCTTGCGTTCGATTTCTTCGCCAATACGCCCGAAGCAACGCACATGTTGACGCGACTCTATACCGACGAGGGCATGCCCGATTCTTATCGCCATATGGACGGCTTTGGCGTTCATGCGTTCAAGTTCGTCAATGCAAAGGGCGAAGTGCATTACGTGAAATTCCACTGGAAAAGCCTGCAGGGCGTTCACGGCATTCGCCCGCAAGACATTGCAGCATCGATCGGGCATGACTGGAACCTGAATACCGATGATCTCTACGCCGCCTTGAAGGCCGGCAACGATCCGAAGTGGGATCTCTACATTCAGGTATTGAAACCGGAAGACCTGAACAAGTTCGCGTACGACGCACTCGACGATACGAAGGTCTGGGATGGCGTGCCCGAACGCAAGATCGGCACGATGACATTGAACCGTATACCGGACAACTACTTCGAATCGACCGAGGAATCGGCCTTCGCGCCGTCGCGTCTCGTTCCCGGCATCGAGCCGTCGGAAGACCGCATGTTGCAGGACCGTCTGTTTGCATATGCCGATACGCAGATGTACCGGCTTGGCGCGAACTACATGGACTTGCCGATCAACCGTCCGATCGTTCCTGTCACGAACAACAACCAGGACGGCAAGATGAACATGGGGGACCGCAAGGGCGAGGTCAACTATGAGCCGTCGACGATGAACGAAATCGCGCAAGACTCGCAATACAAGTCGACGAGGACGCGACTGAGCGGCACGACGCAGCAGGAAGCGATTCACAAGAAGATGATGTTCGGTCAGGCGGGCGAGTACTACCGCAGCCTGTCGGCGCAGGACAAGGCCGATCTGATTACCGCGTTGTCGGGTGACCTTGGCCGCGTGACGAACGAGCACAACGAATACACGATGCTGTCGTACTTCTACAAGGCCGATGCCGACTACGGCACTCGTCTTGCGAATGCGCTGCACGCGAACCTGCAGCAAGTGCAGTCGCTTGCCTCGAAGCTCAGCGACAACTGA
- a CDS encoding T6SS phospholipase effector Tle1-like catalytic domain-containing protein translates to MQDWLTDSPMSFLASMKTATQLHAEEFMTCATCEQRPWFSFFFDGTGNSQYIDGPKQKMSNIARLAVGHVQDKGTLIRHRYYPGVGTALNVTDSTWWEKVRDSEVLGAGAGVGCDARLIRALTDFENGLLLNRKVTRIDVAVFGFSRGATLARAFVNRVLDQCKMKDGVPHWPCHTALDGESAPLHIRFLGLFDTVESIGLPAHNLSDLRLRIPDQVERCVHLVAGHELRACFPLTSVGNGSARCEEIVLPGVHSDVGGGYQPDEQGRSDSLGRIALNRMRLEAAISGVPFIAPTLADQGVKDLFEYDANVKALFDEYMSAVNATGTLEQQLFAHMRLYYGWLKVRFGRNPCELYKDACSTNPEINAQLQRIQQFHERMKVDADTLNWRAYLTQLWQTDRPAYDRTIATAGGDTVANRPLSAAEQAYWEAWLNPPTLSRNLVSFFDLYVHDSRAGFLNIDSSGYLRPRRVSEPPSASPAIPQLPSTRTPQPTLSAS, encoded by the coding sequence ATGCAAGACTGGCTCACTGATAGTCCGATGTCCTTCTTGGCATCAATGAAGACCGCGACGCAGCTTCATGCAGAGGAATTCATGACTTGTGCGACTTGCGAACAGCGACCGTGGTTTTCCTTCTTCTTCGATGGAACAGGCAATAGTCAATATATCGACGGACCAAAGCAGAAGATGTCGAATATCGCCCGTTTGGCCGTAGGGCACGTTCAGGATAAAGGAACGCTTATTAGGCATCGATACTATCCAGGCGTAGGGACTGCACTCAACGTTACCGATTCGACCTGGTGGGAAAAGGTTCGCGATAGTGAGGTACTAGGGGCAGGTGCCGGAGTTGGTTGCGATGCGCGATTGATACGGGCGCTGACTGATTTCGAAAACGGTCTTTTATTGAACCGTAAAGTAACCCGTATCGACGTCGCCGTATTCGGCTTCTCGCGTGGCGCAACGCTCGCACGAGCCTTCGTGAACCGGGTACTCGACCAATGCAAGATGAAAGACGGGGTCCCTCACTGGCCGTGTCATACAGCGCTCGACGGCGAATCCGCGCCATTGCACATCCGCTTCCTCGGCTTGTTCGATACCGTCGAATCAATCGGCCTGCCCGCTCATAACCTGTCGGACTTGCGCTTACGCATACCCGATCAAGTAGAGCGATGCGTGCATCTGGTTGCGGGGCATGAGTTGCGCGCCTGCTTCCCGCTGACGTCTGTCGGAAATGGTAGTGCTCGTTGCGAGGAGATCGTTCTGCCTGGCGTCCACTCCGACGTCGGCGGGGGATATCAACCTGACGAGCAGGGGCGCTCTGACTCGCTCGGGCGCATTGCGTTGAATCGCATGCGTCTTGAGGCTGCGATCAGCGGCGTACCGTTTATCGCTCCGACGCTGGCGGACCAAGGCGTTAAAGACCTGTTCGAATACGACGCGAACGTAAAAGCACTGTTTGACGAATACATGAGTGCGGTGAACGCAACCGGCACCTTAGAACAGCAGCTCTTCGCCCACATGCGCCTTTACTACGGCTGGCTAAAGGTTCGCTTTGGCCGCAACCCATGCGAGCTCTACAAAGACGCCTGCTCAACGAATCCGGAGATCAACGCGCAGTTGCAGCGGATCCAGCAGTTTCATGAACGCATGAAAGTAGACGCGGACACTCTGAACTGGAGAGCCTACCTCACGCAGTTGTGGCAAACCGACCGGCCTGCATACGACCGCACGATTGCTACCGCGGGCGGCGACACGGTGGCAAACCGTCCTCTATCAGCGGCAGAGCAAGCGTATTGGGAAGCATGGCTCAATCCGCCCACGCTCTCGCGCAACCTGGTTAGTTTCTTCGACCTGTACGTGCACGATTCGCGCGCCGGATTCCTGAACATAGACAGCAGTGGCTATCTAAGGCCTCGCCGCGTTAGCGAGCCACCTTCCGCTAGCCCAGCGATACCTCAATTGCCGTCCACCCGCACACCCCAACCAACCTTATCAGCATCATGA
- a CDS encoding heavy metal response regulator transcription factor, producing the protein MRILIVEDEPKMASYLRKGLMEASYRVDMAADGKDGLFLALHENYDAIVLDLMLPELDGLEVLKRLREQKGTPVLLLTARDSVEDKVVGLESGADDYLSKPFAYAEFLARIRALLRRPAHSVDTLLTVGDLEIDLLKRRVRRANARIELTAQEFSLLKLFAERQGEVLTRAFVTSQVWDMNFDSDTNVVEVAVKRLRAKIDNPFGKKLLHTVRGMGYVMEERS; encoded by the coding sequence ATGCGAATCCTGATTGTCGAAGACGAGCCGAAGATGGCTTCGTACCTCCGCAAGGGATTGATGGAGGCAAGCTATCGCGTCGATATGGCGGCCGACGGCAAAGACGGCCTGTTTCTCGCGCTCCACGAGAATTACGACGCGATCGTGCTCGACCTCATGCTTCCGGAGCTCGATGGGCTTGAGGTGCTCAAGCGCCTGCGCGAGCAGAAGGGCACACCTGTCCTGTTGCTAACCGCGCGCGACTCCGTCGAAGACAAAGTGGTCGGTCTCGAGTCCGGAGCAGACGACTACCTTTCGAAGCCTTTCGCCTATGCCGAATTTCTTGCGCGCATTCGCGCGCTGTTGCGCAGGCCCGCGCATTCGGTCGACACGCTTCTTACCGTCGGCGATCTGGAAATCGATCTCCTCAAACGCCGCGTGCGTCGCGCCAATGCGCGCATCGAATTGACGGCTCAGGAATTCTCGCTTCTGAAGTTGTTCGCGGAGCGTCAAGGCGAAGTGCTTACGCGTGCATTTGTGACCTCGCAAGTGTGGGACATGAATTTCGACAGCGACACCAATGTCGTCGAAGTGGCCGTCAAGCGCTTGCGCGCGAAGATCGACAATCCATTCGGAAAGAAGCTGCTGCATACGGTGCGCGGCATGGGGTATGTGATGGAGGAACGGTCGTGA
- a CDS encoding ankyrin repeat domain-containing protein: protein MFSRYSFRATRSAVAGVMLAAAIATTAGCVHLPDKPAYTKADPVALRQYDGDWFDAARVGRIDLLKGLLDAGYPIDAADSHGYTAVILAAYDHQPAALDFLLSSGANACIGDRHGNTALMGALFKGETAIARRLLNAHCPIDQTNGAGETALGFATLFNRLDMIPLLVSAGADPNHVDGRGQSLLQIALSHDSDDAANALRTAGATR from the coding sequence ATGTTCTCCCGATACTCTTTTCGCGCGACACGTTCGGCCGTGGCCGGCGTTATGCTTGCCGCGGCGATCGCGACGACGGCTGGCTGCGTACATTTGCCCGACAAACCGGCCTATACCAAAGCGGATCCCGTTGCCTTGCGGCAATACGATGGCGACTGGTTCGACGCAGCGCGCGTCGGCCGCATCGATCTTCTGAAAGGCTTGCTCGATGCCGGTTATCCGATCGATGCGGCCGATAGCCACGGCTACACGGCGGTGATTCTCGCGGCCTACGACCACCAGCCGGCGGCGCTCGATTTTTTGCTGTCGTCGGGCGCGAACGCATGCATAGGCGATCGTCATGGCAACACGGCGCTGATGGGCGCGCTATTCAAAGGCGAGACTGCCATTGCGCGCCGGTTGCTGAACGCGCACTGCCCGATCGATCAGACCAACGGCGCGGGCGAAACCGCGCTAGGTTTCGCGACGCTGTTTAACCGGCTCGACATGATTCCGCTACTCGTGAGCGCCGGCGCGGATCCGAATCACGTCGACGGACGCGGCCAGTCGCTGCTGCAGATCGCGCTGTCGCACGACAGCGACGACGCAGCGAACGCGCTGCGCACCGCGGGCGCCACGCGATAA
- a CDS encoding AraC family transcriptional regulator — MSDLAKAILRYTKRQPGTSPYETAIDGVYILRADNPKPPSYRLANPALCIVAQGAKWATFGGSRLEYRAGQALVVGVQTPSLGRVFEARPDKPCLVLIVEFDPGMMRSVAEQMENPPKPVAGNSPGVLVTDFGGALADCALRLVRLLDTPDAVRTIAPLIIREMCYWLLAGAHGGEMARFALMDGPSHRVLQAVQSLRRRYADRVHIDELASVAQLSRSAFHRQFKALTSLTPVQYQKQLRLLEARRLMLSQSLAAEAAAFAVGYESASQFSREYARMFGAPPKRDMNQARARLDN; from the coding sequence ATGTCGGATCTGGCCAAAGCGATTCTGCGCTATACGAAACGTCAGCCGGGAACGAGCCCCTACGAGACGGCGATCGACGGCGTCTACATTCTTCGTGCCGACAATCCCAAGCCGCCGTCCTACCGGCTCGCGAACCCCGCGTTGTGTATCGTTGCTCAAGGCGCAAAGTGGGCGACATTCGGCGGAAGCCGGCTTGAATACCGGGCAGGTCAGGCGCTAGTCGTCGGTGTGCAGACGCCTTCGCTTGGGCGCGTCTTCGAAGCGCGGCCTGACAAGCCCTGCCTCGTGCTGATTGTCGAGTTCGATCCAGGCATGATGCGCAGTGTCGCCGAACAGATGGAGAATCCGCCGAAACCCGTTGCAGGGAATAGCCCGGGTGTTCTCGTGACCGATTTCGGCGGCGCGCTCGCCGACTGCGCTTTACGACTCGTCCGTTTGCTCGACACACCCGATGCAGTTCGGACCATTGCCCCGTTGATCATTCGCGAGATGTGCTACTGGCTTCTCGCGGGTGCTCACGGCGGCGAAATGGCGCGATTCGCCCTTATGGATGGCCCCTCCCATCGAGTGTTGCAAGCCGTCCAGTCCTTGCGGCGGCGCTATGCCGACCGTGTTCACATCGACGAGCTCGCGTCGGTCGCGCAGCTTAGCCGTTCCGCGTTCCACCGTCAGTTCAAGGCACTGACTTCGCTTACGCCGGTTCAGTATCAGAAGCAGCTTCGTCTGCTTGAAGCTCGGCGGTTGATGTTGTCTCAGTCGCTTGCGGCCGAAGCGGCCGCATTTGCGGTGGGCTATGAGAGCGCGTCGCAATTCAGCCGCGAATACGCACGCATGTTCGGTGCGCCACCCAAGCGCGACATGAACCAGGCGAGAGCGAGGTTGGACAATTGA